The stretch of DNA CTTTTTGCCTGGATGAGTAAACATAAAGGAAAATAAACAGCGAACGTTAGCAAATTTTTGCCATTCGTCCCCTGGCATTTTACCAATTATGTTGCTTTTACCGTGAACAACTTCATCGTGGGAAAGTGCCAACATATAGTTTTCGCTGTGGTGATACCACATACTAAAGGTAATGTTGTTTTGGTGGAATTGACGAAACCAAGGATCCATCGAAAAGTAATCCAACATATCGTGCATCCAACCCATATTCCACTTGAGGTTGAAGCCTAAACCACCCGTGTATGTCGGCCAAGAAACCATCGGCCAAGCAGTAGATTCTTCAGCAATGGAGAGAACTCCAGGGAAATAGCTAAAGAGTAGACTATTAACTTGACGTAGAAAGTCGGCTGCTTCAATATTTTCTCTGCCACCGTATTGATTGGTAACCCATTCCCCTTCTTTGCGACAGTAATCGAGATATAACATCGATGCTACAGCATCAACCCTGATGCCATCAATATGATATTTATCGAACCAGAAGAGGGCATTGGCAACCAGGAAATTTCTGACTTCGTTACGGCTGTAGTTGAAGACTAAGGTTCCCCATTCTTTGTGTTCGCCTTTACGGGGATCAGCGTGTTCGTAGAGATGAGTACCATCAAAGAAAGCTAAACCATGTCCGTCTTTGGGAAAGTGTCCAGGTACCCAATCGACAATTACCCCAATTCCGTTTTGGTGGCATTGATCGATAAAGTACATTAAATCTTCTGGATTTCCATAACGAGAAGTAGGGGCATAATAACCAGTTACTTGATAACCCCAAGAACCATCAAAGGGATGTTCGGCAATAGGTAATAACTCGATGTGAGTATAACCTAGTTCTTTAACATAGGGAATAAGTTGTTCTGCTAATTCGTAATAACTGAGAAATCTTGCGTCTGGTTTCCAGTCTGAAACTTGAACTGGTTCAACTTCTCCTGAAAGTAGTTTAGTTTTTTCTGAGGAAGAAGCGTGTAACCAAGAACCGATATGAAGTTCGTAGACAGAAACAGGTTGAGTGAGAGGATCGCTATGACGACGTTGATCCAGCCACTCATCATCATTCCATTGATAATTATTTAAATCGGCAACTACAGAAGCTGTTTTTGGTCTAACTTCTTGTTGGAAACCATAAGGGTCGGATTTTTCATAAATATGTCCTTCCCAGTTTTTAATTTCGTATTTATATGTAGTTCCTATTCCTAATTCGGGGATAAATAATTCCCAAATTCCATTGCCTCGTTTACGCATTTGGTGTTCTCTGCCATCCCATTTGTTAAAATCGCCAAGAACCGAGACGTTACGGGCATTAGGCGCCCAGACAACAAAAGAAACTCCTTTGACTCCATCAATAACGGCTGGATGCGCGCCCATTTTTTCGTAGATACGATGATGATTGCCTTCGGCAAACAAATGGATATCAAAATCAGTTATTTGGGGTGAACGAAAAGCGTAAGGATCGTAAATGACTCTTTCGCGATCGCCTTCTTTAATTTTTAATTGATAGTTAGTTAATTGAGCATTTTCAATCGTACAAATAAAAAAGTTGGGATGATGCAAACTATGCATCGGATATTGTGTCCTTTCTTCTGGAAAAATTACCCAGGCTGCACTAGCTTTGGGAAGATAGGCACGAATAACCCAACTGTTGATTTTGCCGTTTTGATCTAATGGATGACAACCTAAAATTTCAAAAGGGTCGTGATGCAGATTATGAACGATTTGATTGACTTGTTCAGGAGCTATAGTTGAAGACATTAAACTACCAGTTATCGAGCAACGTAAAATAGAGAACTTTGTCAGTTTTTTATTTTTGTTAAATATTTTTATATAACTTTAACTATTTTTTACACCTTAAATTCAATTAATCTTGATTTTTTGGCTTCAATTTTAGTTTTGGCAATATAGTTAATCGAGAACGGTAGTATTGTTTTGATGATTAGAAAGGAAAAAAAGTTTTAAACAATTTGCGGATTTGAAGTAAAAAAATTAGTTGGCGAAGCTCTGGGTTTAATTCTTGTGCAAAAGGGATTTGCGCTATTTCTATTTGCAGTTGAGCATATTCGGCAGCCGTTAATGGTTCACCTGTAATTGGCGATCGCGCTTCTAAGATTATTTCGGTTCGTAAAATTTCTTCGGGCAAATCTTCTGGTGGTGGTAAAGTCAAACCAGTTTGTGATACAAGAGTAATTAAAGCAGTTAAGCTGACATACCAAATTCGATTTTTCATCAAAGCCTTCTAGTTTCCAAAGTTGAAATTTTAAACTTAATCTCCTTTCACAATTGCATTTTGAGCTACCGTAAGAAATTATATCAGGTTCGCTTATAGTTCGGTTGCTATACTAACGCCTAAAAGTAACAAAAATTGCCATCAGAAATATTTTTGATGGCATCGATGCTAGTTTGGTAATTCAAGGTTGTGGTTAAGTGTAAATTTTTGCTATTACAATGTACGCTTTTTAGATGAATAGACTACAAAGTTAATTAAACTAAACTTTTCCCTATTCCCTCGAAGAATTAATCTGGTTTACTTAATTGAAAACTGCCGTAATTTGAAGCAAAAAAAGAAAACATAATTTTTATATGGGGGGAATTACAATTCCCCCTTATGATATGTATTGCCTACCTTTTTAGTAGGGGCAAATCGCTCCTACTTTTCTTTTTAATAAAAAACTAAACCCAAAATTCCTGCGATTGGAATAATGAAAACTACATCTACACGTAATCTCAAAATTGCTACAATTGCGCCTACAAAGATTGCTAAACTAAGCCAGTGAATTTGTGCCGTTTGTCCAACTACAAAAGCAGCAATGAAAATCATGCCAATTACGGCTGGACGAATTCCTTTTAAAGCAGCTTGAATCACTACAGAATTTTTGATCGTTTCTAATACATCCGAAAGAGTAACCATCAATAAAGCTGGTGGAAAAAAGATGCCTACGGTTGCCACAGTAGCTCCTAAAAATCCCTTGACTACATAACCAATAAAAGCTGCACTGATTAAAATCGGTCCCGGGGTAATTTGTCCCATTGCAATCGCATTACTAAATTCTGTTTGAGTTACCCATTGATAATTATTGACTACGATTTCTTGAATCATAGGAATAAAAACATAACCACCGCCAAAAAGCATCAAACTCATTCCAGAAAAAGTAATAAATAACTTGGCTAAACTTGTTTCTCCTAAAGGTAAAGGTATTAAAGATAATGCCAGCAGTCCTAATAAAATAATTAAAGGAATTGCTATTTTTTGCCAAGATAATTTTTGACTAGGAAAAATAATTGATTCTTGTGGTAATTTTTTCGCTACCTGACGACGAAAACAAAACCAGCCGATTAATCCTGAAGCCAAAACAACAACTAAAGTTATATAAAATCCGCCAATTATTTGTAATAATAAAGCTGCTACAACCGCGAT from Stanieria cyanosphaera PCC 7437 encodes:
- the glgB gene encoding 1,4-alpha-glucan branching enzyme, which encodes MSSTIAPEQVNQIVHNLHHDPFEILGCHPLDQNGKINSWVIRAYLPKASAAWVIFPEERTQYPMHSLHHPNFFICTIENAQLTNYQLKIKEGDRERVIYDPYAFRSPQITDFDIHLFAEGNHHRIYEKMGAHPAVIDGVKGVSFVVWAPNARNVSVLGDFNKWDGREHQMRKRGNGIWELFIPELGIGTTYKYEIKNWEGHIYEKSDPYGFQQEVRPKTASVVADLNNYQWNDDEWLDQRRHSDPLTQPVSVYELHIGSWLHASSSEKTKLLSGEVEPVQVSDWKPDARFLSYYELAEQLIPYVKELGYTHIELLPIAEHPFDGSWGYQVTGYYAPTSRYGNPEDLMYFIDQCHQNGIGVIVDWVPGHFPKDGHGLAFFDGTHLYEHADPRKGEHKEWGTLVFNYSRNEVRNFLVANALFWFDKYHIDGIRVDAVASMLYLDYCRKEGEWVTNQYGGRENIEAADFLRQVNSLLFSYFPGVLSIAEESTAWPMVSWPTYTGGLGFNLKWNMGWMHDMLDYFSMDPWFRQFHQNNITFSMWYHHSENYMLALSHDEVVHGKSNIIGKMPGDEWQKFANVRCLFSFMFTHPGKKTMFMSMEFAQWSEWNVWGDLEWHLLQYDRHVQLKQFFSELNQVYKDQPALYTRDFEEPGFEWIDCSDNRHSVVSFIRRSKDPNDFLVVMCNFTPQPHSHYRIGVPEAGFYTEVFNSDAKKYGGSNMGNLGGKWTEEWSFHNLPYSLDLCLPPLGVLIFKIDRSLTNAAVNKA
- the chrA gene encoding chromate efflux transporter translates to MIDKVNLNYYESRQSESISSSYLFWTFLKIGSTAFGGLMALISVVENIIVGRHKLLTHEDMLDGISLASCLPGPVAANVVAYVGYRIKGGIGALIASTAVLLPSFVLILGLTIVYLQAGEIPAVNKAFAGFIPAVTAIILCAAINMSKKAIKGWREIAIAVVAALLLQIIGGFYITLVVVLASGLIGWFCFRRQVAKKLPQESIIFPSQKLSWQKIAIPLIILLGLLALSLIPLPLGETSLAKLFITFSGMSLMLFGGGYVFIPMIQEIVVNNYQWVTQTEFSNAIAMGQITPGPILISAAFIGYVVKGFLGATVATVGIFFPPALLMVTLSDVLETIKNSVVIQAALKGIRPAVIGMIFIAAFVVGQTAQIHWLSLAIFVGAIVAILRLRVDVVFIIPIAGILGLVFY